One Leptolyngbya subtilissima AS-A7 genomic window, AAAACCAGGCTAGGGACACCCATTTGCCAATGCCCGGGAATTTTCGCCCTACCTGGCGGCCCGCGGCGGCGGCGATCGCCACCAGTGCCACCATCGGCAGCAGCTTCAAGGAACTGGGTCGAGTCGGCGGAAACAGCACAATAAAGGCACATACTAGCCCCAGGCCAATCAGCACGCTGCGGCTAAACAGAGTAGAGACATTGCGCCCCAGCACTCCCCATGACAGCCCTGCCAAACCACAAACCACAGCCAGCAGAGCCCAAATACGGGCATATAGCCCTGAGGGAAAGGTTCCGGTCATAAACAGGCCGAAGTTATTGGGTATGACCTGCCATTGGGCGACGGTTAAAGCCCAAGAAGCAAGGCGAAAAATACCCCAGCCGAGGATGCCGACAATAACGACGGTCAGTAGGCTGTTGAACCAGTCGCTAAACAGATTTTTTTTGGCCCAAGCTACCGGTCCCAGAGCCAATATCTCAGGGGGTGCAGAGGAGAGAGAGTCAGGCGTTACGGAGGTCATAGCTTAGCGCTCCTTAAACTGCACAGATCGGTTGAATTGGTTCATCACTACAGTTATGAGTAGACAGAGGGTTAAATAGGTGGCCATCATGACCACAAAAACTTCAACCGGTCGGCCAGTTTGGTTGTAGGTGGTGGTGGCGATCGAATAAATTTCAGGAAAGGCGATCGCAAAGGCCAGGCTGGAGTTTTTAGTCAGGTTCATGTACTGACTGTTCATGGGTGGAATGATCACCCGCAGGGCCTGGGGAAACACCACCAGCCGCATTACCATGCCCGCATTTAGCCCCAGGGTGCGGGCAGCTTCCCACTGCCCCTTCGATACCGACTGAATACCGGCCCGCACAATCTCTGCCACAAACGCAGAGGTATAGAACACCAGCGCCGTCAGAGAGGCGACATACTCCCGCGACAGACGCAGGCCACCGGTAACGCCACCTCCCTCAACGCCCTCCGGTACAGTCCAGTTCATACCCAGGGTGATAATGGCCAGCCAGGCTAACGCCACTACCGCCAGAGCAATGGACTGAGCCTGGCCGCCGACCCCAGTCTCAATGCGAATTTTGGTGCGCCAGCGCCAGAGGAAAAGGGCGGCGATCGCCGCCCCAACCGTAGCCGCAATGCCCAATATTGCCAGCAGCGCACTACTGGCCCAAGGAATATAAACCCCTCGGTTGTTGAGAAAAGCCAGCCCCAGTATCCCAATCTGGTTAGCCGGGTTGGGCAGGGCACCAAAGATAGCGAAATACCAAAAGAACAGCTGCAACAACAGCGGAATATTTTGCACCAGCCCCACATAGACACGGCTGAGCTTTTGCAACAGCCAGTTCTTAGAAAAGCTTGCCACTCCAGCTACTACGCCTAGCAAAGTGGTCAAAACAATACCGCCTACTACCAGGGTCAAAGTATTGCCCAAACCCACCATCAGCGCCCGCCAGTAGGGGTCGTTAGGGCGATACTGAATCAAGCTTTCGCCAATGCTAAAGCCAGCCGGGTTCCGCAAAAAGCTAAACCCAAAGGCCCGCCCCTGCTGAATCAGGTTGCGATTCAAATTGCCCAAGAAAAAGCTCAGCAAGAGCAGGACAACGAGCAGCGTAATCACCTGGAAGGCAATCTTCCAAAAGCGCTCATCCCGCAGCATCGCCTTCAAGTCGAAGGATCTGCTACCGCTATCGTGGGCCATTTACGTCACCTGCGTTGAGTCAGTGCAAAAGCTTTAAGCAAAATAATCCAAGAGGGATGTCAAGAAAAGTTCAATTTGTTACAAGGATTTATGAAAAAGGCGCAGTCTAGCTGCGCCTTTCAACGGGTAGTTTGGAGTAGAAAGCTGCGGTGGGGGCTAGAGCCTCCTACCAATCAGCCGGCCTTCCCTAGCGGAAGGGGGGAGAGTACATCAGGCCACCCTCGCTCCACAGGGCGTTTTGGCCGC contains:
- a CDS encoding amino acid ABC transporter permease, with protein sequence MAHDSGSRSFDLKAMLRDERFWKIAFQVITLLVVLLLLSFFLGNLNRNLIQQGRAFGFSFLRNPAGFSIGESLIQYRPNDPYWRALMVGLGNTLTLVVGGIVLTTLLGVVAGVASFSKNWLLQKLSRVYVGLVQNIPLLLQLFFWYFAIFGALPNPANQIGILGLAFLNNRGVYIPWASSALLAILGIAATVGAAIAALFLWRWRTKIRIETGVGGQAQSIALAVVALAWLAIITLGMNWTVPEGVEGGGVTGGLRLSREYVASLTALVFYTSAFVAEIVRAGIQSVSKGQWEAARTLGLNAGMVMRLVVFPQALRVIIPPMNSQYMNLTKNSSLAFAIAFPEIYSIATTTYNQTGRPVEVFVVMMATYLTLCLLITVVMNQFNRSVQFKER